Proteins from a genomic interval of Heteronotia binoei isolate CCM8104 ecotype False Entrance Well chromosome 5, APGP_CSIRO_Hbin_v1, whole genome shotgun sequence:
- the LOC132572356 gene encoding zinc finger protein 436-like — MVNEDEEGTSQQGGSKRAEPSGMPRGSCQSEISLDLEVAGEDSSEASSETEQGNSMQLQENESFPTNGDVPVNETAAVYPMQTQYICPVCGECFSGSSCLVEHQKGHAEEKPYTCPVCGKGCSQQIDLVEHMRTHTDEKPFTCLECGKNFLFSSDLVSHQRVHTGEKPYICLECGKGFSQSSQLMSHRRVHTGEKPYECIICEKSFRSNYDLVNHQRSHTGEKPYICSDCGKSFTRSSHLISHQRVHTGERPYPCGICGKRFRDCSHLIRHQRVHTGEKPYECSICGKSFRVNYDLVTHQRNHTGEKPYECPDCGKGFKRSSHLICHQRVHTGEKPYPCGICGKSFSYSSDLIKHQRIHTGEKPYECHICGKSFRINADLVTHQRIHTGEKPYTCPDCGKCFARSSRLVSHQRVHMKDGSLGITVPETNPSPVPTTWSQAPDNRWGQEEGVTPSPKQSGDPADSTHQLSDAATATHLGEIKVECP; from the coding sequence ATGGTGAATGAGGATGAAGAGGGGACTTCTCAGCAGGGAGGATCTAAGCGTGCAGAACCATCTGGGATGCCACGTGGCAGTTGCCAGAGTGAGATTTCCCTGGACCTTGAAGTAGCAGGAGAAGACAGCAGTGAAGCTAGCTCAGAGACAGAACAGGGAAACTCCATGCAACTGCAGGAGAATGAATCTTTCCCTACCAACGGAGACGTTCCAGTGAATGAAACTGCAGCAGTTTATCCAATGCAGACACAGTACATTTGTCCTGTCTGTGGGGAATGCTTCAGTGGGAGCTCCTGTCTTGTTGAGCATCAGAAAGGACATGCAGAAGAGAAACCATACACATGCCCTGTGTGCGGAAAAGGCTGCAGCCAGCAAATCGACTTGGTTGAGCACATGCGGACTCACACGGATGAGAAGCCATTCACTtgcctggaatgtgggaaaaACTTCCTGTTCAGTTCAGACCTGGTTTCCCACCAGAgagtccacacaggagagaagccctacATCTGTCTGGAATGTGGGAAAGGCTTCTCCCAGAGTTCACAACTTATGTCTCACCGCAGAGTCCACACTGGTGAGAAGCCCTATGAATGCATCATCTGCGAGAAGAGTTTCAGGTCCAACTACGACCTGGTCAACCACCAGAGAagccacactggggagaagcccTATATCTGCTCCGACTGTGGGAAGAGCTTCACCCGGAGTTCTCACCTGATCTCCCATCAAAGAGTCCACACAGGGGAAAGGCCCTATCCCTGCGGCATCTGTGGGAAGCGTTTCCGTGACTGCTCGCATCTGATTCGGCATCAGAGGGTCCACACCGGTGAGAAACCCTACGAATGTTCTATTTGTGGCAAAAGCTTCCGAGTAAACTATGACTTAGTTACCCATCAGAGAAACCACACAGGAGAAAAGCCATACGAATGCCCTGATTGTGGGAAGGGATTCAAGCGGAGCTCGCATCTGATTTGCCATCAGAGAGTGCACACGGGAGAAAAACCCTACCCTTGTGGCATATGTGGGAAGAGTTTTAGTTACAGCTCAGACCTTATTAAgcaccagagaatccacacaggtgagaagcctTATGAATGTCACATCTGTGGCAAGAGCTTCCGGATCAATGCTGACCTGGTTACccaccagagaatccacacaggggagaagccctacACGTGTCCTGATTGTGGGAAGTGCTTTGCTCGGAGCTCGCGCCTTGTATCCCATCAAAGAGTCCACATGAAGGACGGGAGCCTGGGAATAACTGTTCCAGAAACAAATCCCTCACCTGTACCGACAACCTGGTCACAAGCTCCCGATAACCGCTGGGGCCAGGAGGAGGGGGTGACACCCTCCCCTAAGCAGAGCGGTGACCCTGCTGACTCTACTCACCAGCTCAGTGATGCAGCTACAGCTACCCACTTGGGTGAAATCAAAGTGGAGTGCCCTTGA